Proteins encoded in a region of the Etheostoma spectabile isolate EspeVRDwgs_2016 unplaced genomic scaffold, UIUC_Espe_1.0 scaffold00000318, whole genome shotgun sequence genome:
- the LOC116674471 gene encoding LOW QUALITY PROTEIN: leucine-rich repeat-containing protein 3-like (The sequence of the model RefSeq protein was modified relative to this genomic sequence to represent the inferred CDS: inserted 1 base in 1 codon), with protein MQDLAGPVMPRKFSIFDGFALWWWGLLFGLFIARAEVMACPTTCHCIDKSGMTVVQCMSRNLENIPSDLPRDTVVLLLASNHITHIPSHAFRELHYLQELDLSNNDIETVDLGAFQGVSDSLLALDLSNNRIQSVPXEAFARLHAKISLSNNPWHCECMLQEVLRELRLDPETVNEVICHTAVQEEYAGKSIIQVLDSGINFCNFHHKTTDVAMFVTMFGWFTMVIAYVIYYVRHNQEDARRHLEYLKSLPSSSQISKDFDTISTVL; from the exons ATGCAAGACTTAGCGGGGCCTGTTATGCCCAGGAAATTCTCTATCTTTGATGGCTTTGCCCTCTGGTGGTGGGGCTTGCTCTTTGGATTATTCATTGCGCGTGCAGAAGTGATGGCTTGTCCCACAACTTGCCACTGTATCGACAAGAGCGGCATGACCGTGGTCCAATGCATGTCTCGCAACCTGGAGAACATCCCGTCAGATCTTCCGAGAGATACCGTTGTCCTACTTTTGGCATCCAACCACATCACCCACATCCCAAGCCACGCATTCAGAGAACTGCACTACCTTCAGGAGCTGGACTTGTCCAACAATGACATTGAGACTGTGGACCTTGGAGCTTTCCAAGGTGTTTCAGACAGCCTCCTTGCCCTGGACCTATCAAACAATCGCATTCAAAGTGTCC AAGAGGCCTTTGCACGTCTACATGCAAAAATCAGCCTGTCCAACAACCCGTGGCACTGCGAGTGCATGCTGCAGGAGGTCCTGAGGGAGCTGCGGCTGGACCCCGAGACAGTCAACGAGGTGATTTGCCACACGGCGGTGCAGGAGGAGTACGCGGGCAAATCCATCATCCAGGTGCTGGACTCAGGGATCAACTTCTGCAACTTTCACCACAAGACCACCGACGTGGCCATGTTCGTCACTATGTTCGGTTGGTTCACCATGGTGATCGCGTACGTCATCTACTATGTGCGACACAATCAGGAGGACGCCAGGAGGCACCTGGAGTACCTCAAGTCACTGCCTAGCAGCTCTCAGATCAGCAAGGACTTTGACACCATCAGCACTGTTCTCTAG